A stretch of the Pangasianodon hypophthalmus isolate fPanHyp1 chromosome 28, fPanHyp1.pri, whole genome shotgun sequence genome encodes the following:
- the epdl1 gene encoding ependymin-like 1: MQLWLCCALLVFVAGGCLAQKPRPCRSPPLLEGSLTVTAQNGGYSAYGKYAYDAILQRVRFGEFVHHDNKTLIRDVLLLYREHVMYLINPKNKTCQKRKLTSQFHPMKIPCNSTLLGQVVLGSLSAPGEGLLVNSWTGEASEDQGRYILTFTEFGCLPVSVLFNRPKTGWIVMSFFNNIRGIKEPSVFFPPPICKNATLDTEEEGDFFSAFF; the protein is encoded by the exons ATGCAGCTCTGGTTGTGTTGCGCTCTGCTGGTGTTTGTGGCAGGAGGCTGCTTGGCACAGAAACCTCGTCCATGCA gaaGTCCTCCTCTCCTCGAGGGAAGCCTCACTGTG ACAGCTCAAAATGGCGGTTACAGCGCATATGGGAAGTATGCTTACGATGCTATTCTCCAGCGTGTCCGCTTTGGAGAGTTTGTCCATCATGATAATAAAACGCTCATTAGGGATGTTCTGCTACTCTATCGAGAG CATGTGATGTACCTGATCAACCCTAAAAACAAGACGTGCCAAAAGCGGAAGCTGACGTCCCAGTTCCACCCGATGAAGATCCCCTGCAACTCTACTCTTCTTGGGCAGGTAGTGTTAGGGAGTCTCTCTGCACCTGGAGAAGGTCTGCTTGTCAACTCATGGACTGGAGAGGCATCTGAGGACCAAG gCCGGTACATCCTGACGTTCACTGAGTTTGGCTGCCTTCCTGTCAGTGTCCTTTTCAACAGGCCAAAGACCGGGTGGATTGTGATGAG CTTTTTTAACAACATTCGTGGGATTAAGGAGCCGTCTGTGTTCTTTCCTCCGCCAATCTGCAAGAATGCTACACTGGATACAGAAGAGGAAGGAGATTTCTTCAGTGCTTTCTTCTGA